Sequence from the Sulfuracidifex tepidarius genome:
CGCTGGAGAGAGGCCTTGCGAAACCAAGAACTCTAAAAGCCCTGACTGTCTGTCGTCATTGAAGAGCGATATCACTAGAGACGAGAACGTTATCCCGAAGAACGAGGGAGATAGAACCAATGAGCTCAAGAGGAAGTACGCATCCTCTCTGATCCTGAATATCTCGTAGAGGTTCAGCAGGAGCATCACAGCGGACGCCGCGATTAGATACACTGTGGTGGTCTTGCTTCTCCTTACAGTTCTCTTGAGGAAAGTTAAAGGTATCATGAGATCACCTGAGCAGGTCCTCGAGAGGGTTACTCATTTCCTTTATCTCGTATATCTTGATATTCTTGTTCATAATTTTCTGGATGATCGGATTTACTTCTTCTGGGTCCTTTAATTTTATCACGAAATAATCTCCTCTCTTAGTACAGTCTACTATGCCGGAGATGTCCTCTGAAGCCCTTATTCCTATCTCGTAATCCGATGTCCTCAACTCGCTTATAGGGAGGAAGGTTGAGATCTTTCCTTCGTTAAGAACGATTACGAACCTACCCAGTTCTCTAGCTTCATATAAGTTGTGTGATGTATAGAGTATCACTTTGTCCTTGGAGAGTTGCGTTATCCTCTGCCTGAGCTTAGACGCGACCTCAGGATCCAAGTTCTCAGTAGGTTCGTCCATGAGGATGACGTTGTAGTCCAGCATCATAGACTTGGCTATGCTTACCCTCTTCTTTTGACCTTGAGAGAGCTGAGATATCTTCTTGTCCAACAAGGGTTGAAGCTCCAAGTCTTGGATTACCTTATCCTGATCGCCGCCTATCATTTCCTTGAAGAACGATAATGCTTCCCTCACAGTCATCTCTTGAGGTAGTCCTAGTGAATGGGAAAGGTAGCCTACCCTCTTTCCCTCAACTGAGACCGAACCTCTCCACGGGGAAAGGATTCACGCTATTACCCTAAGGGTCGTGGTCTTTCCAGCCCCGTTCTTTCCCAGGAGTACATATATCCCTGGCTCGTTTAAAGACATACTTACCCCGTGAAGAACTTCTTTGTTGCCGTAACCGGCGTAAACGTCTTTTAGGGAGATCACAATATCACCTCCTTCTCGGAAGGAAGATCAGCGAGACTACGAAGGTGAGAACTCCTACCATTATCATGAAAGGATAGCCGGAGAAACCTAAGATTTCCATAACCCCACTAAGTACAAGAAGAGCCACGCCTACCTTCTTGTTAGGCTTTACCTTAACTACGTAAATTATCAGAGGCACGGCTAAGAACACAGCTAAGGGCAGAACGAAAAAAGTGATCTCTTGGCTCAAGGTAGGCATTACGTTACACCTAGCAGAAAATTTCGCATGCGGATATCGCTGCTGCTTCGCCTGCGCATACATATCCGCACTCTAGGTTATCAGTTACTATTTCATAGGGGTTTCCGTCGCACTCTATGTCGATGCAACCGATATATGCTTCAGCGTCTAAATAAGGCATTTAGCTCACCCTCTCCACATGTACAAAACTGAACCCCTCGGTTCTTATTTTTTCTGCAAGTTCTTCTCCCTCAAATTTATTCTTAGATAGTTTGTATCTGCCATCAACTATTTTTACTAGCTTAGTCCCGTCCTCAAGCATTTTCATTACCTTCATGTTAGTTTCTATGGAATCAGCTCTCCTTTCGGTTTTCCAGAATTTCTCTAGTATCATGGTCAATTTTTCTCCAAATTTAGTCACAACTACAACGAAGTGAGTTCCATTACCTGCGTCTATAGTTACTTCATAACCCTCTGCTTTTTCGCTAATTACATGACCTATCTCAAATTCATCCATCTTTACTGAACCATAGTCTATTATTTTGAAGTTATTGGGTCTATATAAAATATTTCCTTTTATCTTTTCAAAAATATCTCCATTTTGAGTTATATCTTCGGTTTTTATTTCCATCTTATCACCTAATAGATAGGTAGACTTCTGCGTTTTTTTTTTTGCTGGTAATACTGAGCATGTCAAATCTGAAGAGGAGTATCACTTTTACTAAATAGAGGACTTTAACTGAATAGTCTTCATGTTAACAACAATTTCTGAAAGGAAAACTTCTAATCTCGTTTATAGGTAGAATTATATAGACAAATAGTGCGTTTTAACTGAAATCTCTTTCATGACCTTTTTGATTCTCCTTGTGATCTTTAAGGCAGGATACATTAATAGGCATATCAATTAAAACAATAACACATGAGTACTCTTGAAGATGCTTTATGGACCGAGAAGTACAGACCTAGAACTCTAAGCGAAGTAGTTAACCAGAAGGAGATAGTGGAGAGGTTGAAGAGGTTTATCTCAGAGAAGAACATGCCGCACCTCCTTTTCGCGGGGTCACCAGGCACGGGAAAGACAACCATAGCTCTTGCCCTAGTCCGTGGCATGTTCGGGGAGAACTTTAGGGATTATTTCTTAGAGCTCAACGCTAGTGACGAGAGGGGAATAGACGTGATACGTAATAAAGTGAAAGAGTTCGCTAGAGCCTTGCCTGGCAAGGAAGTTCCTTTCAAAGTGATACTCCTTGATGAAGCGGACAACATGACCTCAGATGCACAGCAAGCCCTCAGGAGGACGATGGAACTTTTCACCTCTACCACTAGGTTCATACTGGCTTGTAATTACCTGAGCAAGATAATCGAGCCTATCCAATCGAGGACGGCGTTATTTAGGTTCTATCCGTTGAAAAAGGAGGATGTAGTTGCCCGGCTGATGTATATTGCAAACAAGGAAAAGGTATCTTACGACGAGGAAGCATTGAACGCAATATATGACGTCACCATGGGAGACATGAGGAAATCGATAAACCTGCTTCAGGCGTCATCTGCCTACGGCAAGGTCACGGTCGAATCGGTCTACAAGGTACTTGGTCTAGCTAAACCTAAGGAAATAGAGGAAATGATGAACTATGCGATCCAAGGTGATTTCACTAACGCCAGAAGCAAGTTAAGGGAACTTCTGATCACTTACGGCCTCTCGGGAGAGGATATAGTGAAACAAATGCACCGCGAGATAGTGGGAGGTAATTCCCTGAAGATACCTGAGGAGCTGAAGGTAGTCATCGCAGACTATTTGGGAGAGGCAGAGTTTAGAATAATAGAAGGAGCTGATGATGATATTCAGCTAAGTGCAGTTTTAGCTAAACTTTCCATATTGGGAAGCAAATATGTGGGAGAGAGTGTGCATAAGTGAGCAACCTTCAATGGTTCATAAAGTATAGACCTAAGTCACTGTCAGAAGTGGAAAACCAGGAGGAGGCCAAGGAAGAGCTGAAGTCTTGGATAGAGAGCTGGATTCAAGGGAAGCCTAAATACAAGGCGGTTCTGCTTAACGGCCCTCCTGGAGTAGGGAAGACTACCATTGCTGAGGCATTAGCGAGGGATTACAACATGGAACTCTTGGAGATGAATGCGAGCGATTCCAGGAGGCTTAACGACATTAGAGAAATAGCCGAGAGGGCTTCCACCTCAAGTAGCTTGTTCGGAAAGGGAGGAAGGTTAATTCTCCTGGACGAAGTTGACGGGATAAACAGTAGGCAAGACGCTGGGGCGATACCAGGAATATTAGATGTTATAGAAAGATCTAGGTTCCCGATAATTCTGACCGCAAACAATGCGTGGGATCCGTCGTTAAGGGAACTTAGGACAGCTACAAAGATGATAGACTTACAGAGGTTAGGCAAGATACCTTTGAAGAAAATATTGGAAAGGATATGCAAGGCGGAAAAGGTGATTTGTGATCCTAAAGGGATAGGTGCAATAGCGGATCTCAGTGAAGGTGACGCTAGGTACGCCATCAACATGTTGCAAAGCGTAGCGGAGGTTTATAGGAAAGTCACGGAGGATCTAGTCAAAGACCTAGTCAGGAAAAAGGACAGGACTTTAGATCCATTCGAAACGTTAAGGGGAATATTTTGGGCCAAATACTTCTGGCAGGCTAGGGTGGCCGCAACTACTTCAGAGGTAGACTACGAATTGTTGCTGAGATGGCTTTCTGAGAACGTCCCAATTCAGTTCGACGACATGGGGGACGTTTTCAGGGGGTTCGATGCTCTCAGTAGGGCGTCAGTTTTCCTGAAGAGGTCTAAGCTAGGTGACTGGGACCTCCTCAGTTACGTGTTTGACCTCATGGGGCCAGGTGTAGCTTTCGCAGAGTACTCTAAGTTGGGTGGACAATGGAAAGCTAAATGGAAGAAATACCAGTTCCCTACATACGTACAGCAGATGTCTAAAAGTAAGGACAGTAGGGACGCGCTGAAGACAGCTTCAGAGAAGATAGCGAAGGCCACTCATTGCTCATCCGATAAGGTCATAACGGACTACGTCCCTTTCATGAAATTCATGAAGGTTGAGGGCTTCTCTCCTGAGGAAATCAAAGTCATGGGAAACTTGGAAGGACGGGAAACGGATGAGCACGAAGAAGGGAAGGAAAGGACAACGAGAGCCAGGAGAACTAGGAAGAGGACTTAACCTTTTTTACTACTTCTATGTCCTCGATTTTAGTCTCCGGATACTGACCCTCAGGATCCTTTTCGTATTTCTTTACCATATCCCATACCGTGAGCAAGGCTACTGACACACCGGTTAGGGCTTCCATCTCGACTCCGGTCTTGTAGTGTGCTAAGACTTCACAAGTAACCTCCACGAAATCGTCTCCTATATTCAACTCCACATCAACATGTTCTAAAGGTATAGGATGACACATAGGTATCAAGTCCGCTGTCCTCTTCACCGCCAATATACCTGCTGTCTTCGAGACGTTTACAACGTCTCCCTTCTCAACTTGATTGTTCCTTATAAGCTCAATTGTGCTCCTCCTAAGTCTTATTCTTCCCTTAGCTATAGCTTCCCTTCTCACTTCCTTCTTTTGCGATATATCGACCATCTTAGTTTCTGCCATGTTTAGACACTTGACTTCTATTTTTTAAAAACTTTCTAATTAAAATCACTCAAAGATATCCTTAACTTCCTCTATCAAGTCCTTTAGAATTATGACCTTCGGGTTGGAATAGTTGAGCCTTATCACCTTTGCCCTGCTTTCTCCGGATATTACTTCGACGATTCCTTTCTTCTCTAGGAAATCGATCTCGCTCCTCAGCACGTCGTATCTCATTGAGCATTTCTTCGACAGTTTAGTGATGTTTGTGTCCCCTTCTTCAAATAAGGTCAGTATCACTTTCCATCTCGATGTGGTCATCGTGATGACATTCTCCCCCTTATTTGAGAGTTGACGAAGTCCTCGAACTTTGAGTCTAGAGGTAAAGTGAAAGAGATCAACGTAGTCCTCCCCCGCATACCCTTTCCGCTCTGTCTTGTGTTGAGGACTCCGTACTGCCTGAGCCTCCTTATATTCTCATATATCTGTGTGTGCTTCCTGGGCTCCTCTCCAAAGTCGATACAAAGCTTTTGGTATTCGTTCTCCAAAGTACCCATCTGCACTTCCTCGTTTCTGTTTCTCTTCACGAGCTGAATCAACGCCTTGATGATCAGGAGCTGGTGCAGATCAGCGTCTACCAAGTTATCCAAGATCTGTGGAACTTCTGGGTTCACGCTCCCATTTGCCTCTTTTGCATGTTCTACAGTTACCATGAACGCACCTTGTTTTTCAGCTATCTCCCCCGCTACTACTAGGGTCTCTATCGCGGCTCTAGCGTTTCCGCTTCCTCCCTTATCTTGCCCGTAGATGTCGGAAATGAACCTTAATGCATCGTCTAATATCGCGCCTTTAACGAAAGCCTCCTCAGTCCTTGCTTTCAGTATGTCGAAGAGCTCGTTCGAAGAATAAGGAGAAAACTCTATTACACGCTGTACTATATGATCTTTTATTGACTTATCTAACCTATAAAGTGAATACGGGTCATTTACGATAAAAATATAACTAATTCTTTTTGTAGTAGCAGATATTTCGTCGTAGATCCTAGCTAGGAAATAGATCTCCTCCTGCGGTGCGGTATCTATGAATTGGTTGAACTCGTCCAAGGTGAGTATCAAATGCATGTTTCTCTTCTCGAGGTAATCATGAATTATCTTGAAAATTTCTTGAGAGGACAGCCCTCTAGTGGGAACCGGTAACCTCAGTCTGTTCGCTATTTCCAAGCTTATCAGGTAAAGCGTCCTCTGCTTATGGCAATTCACGTGAACGATTTCTACCTTAGAGCCCCTTTCGTTAGCAATCTTTTTGAACTCGTTCTCGAAAGCTGACGTCGTGGCAGTCTTCCCGGTACCAGTCTTCCCCATCACGACAGTCCTTATTGACCTAATGTAGCCGTCGTTGAGGATGTCCTTGAAGACTATTCCCAGTTCCTTTATTTTATCCTCCCTATGAGGGAGGAAACTGGGCACGTAGTCGAGCTCTAATTTCTTTCTACATGAGAAAATTGAAGACTGAGAGCTGATCACGTCGTTCAGGATATCCTTAGTTGTAGGTCTGCTATTTTCCCCATTGCTGTTCAGCAAAAGTTTCACCCTTATGTTGATAAGGATTGTTTTTTCAGATATTTAACTTAAGAGTGGAAGCCGAAAGTTTTTCTTGACCCTTTTTAAGCACAGAGAGCCCGATGAAATTTCTCATCACGTTTATGAACAACACCGAGTCTGGATCGGTGTAGTTCACAGTCCCCTTTCCTCTCATCCCCATACCTATGCCGATTTCCAGTTCTCTACAGTTTATCTCCCCTCCTCTTTTATAACACTCAACATAGAACTTCTGTATCTTTTTATTTTCCAGCGTGATGATACCTTCTTTTATAGCCTCTTTAGCGTCAGCCCCAGTTGTTGTCATTAAGGGGAATATCTTGAATGCAGAAGAAGGGGGAGCAGAACGCAGAAGCCCGTATAAAGTAAGCGGGTCCAACTTAGAATACACTGAGATCACGTTTCTAACTTCCTCTTCAACTCTCGCATTCTCGTCATAAGGGATTACCCTGTTTAAAACCTCCGCTGCGCACTTCCTTCCCTTGTTGTTACCCGTCGTGAGTATAACTTTCGGATAAGAGTTCACAGTTATTATCTTTCAGCTACCTAGCTTAATATAATGATGCTGACGAAGATCAAGGCTATAAGGAGTTCTTTGCTCTCGGATTCGAGGAAAGTGATGGTGCTTGAAGAATGGGGACCAAGGCAGACAATTCACGGAGAGATCCATCTGAACAAGGGGAGTGAGGCAGAGCTTCCGGACTGGTTGGCTAAGAGGCTACAGAAGGATGGAATAGTGAAGATAATTGATTATTTAACCTTAGACGACCTCGGGAGGATA
This genomic interval carries:
- a CDS encoding replication factor C small subunit, with amino-acid sequence MSTLEDALWTEKYRPRTLSEVVNQKEIVERLKRFISEKNMPHLLFAGSPGTGKTTIALALVRGMFGENFRDYFLELNASDERGIDVIRNKVKEFARALPGKEVPFKVILLDEADNMTSDAQQALRRTMELFTSTTRFILACNYLSKIIEPIQSRTALFRFYPLKKEDVVARLMYIANKEKVSYDEEALNAIYDVTMGDMRKSINLLQASSAYGKVTVESVYKVLGLAKPKEIEEMMNYAIQGDFTNARSKLRELLITYGLSGEDIVKQMHREIVGGNSLKIPEELKVVIADYLGEAEFRIIEGADDDIQLSAVLAKLSILGSKYVGESVHK
- a CDS encoding replication factor C large subunit yields the protein MSNLQWFIKYRPKSLSEVENQEEAKEELKSWIESWIQGKPKYKAVLLNGPPGVGKTTIAEALARDYNMELLEMNASDSRRLNDIREIAERASTSSSLFGKGGRLILLDEVDGINSRQDAGAIPGILDVIERSRFPIILTANNAWDPSLRELRTATKMIDLQRLGKIPLKKILERICKAEKVICDPKGIGAIADLSEGDARYAINMLQSVAEVYRKVTEDLVKDLVRKKDRTLDPFETLRGIFWAKYFWQARVAATTSEVDYELLLRWLSENVPIQFDDMGDVFRGFDALSRASVFLKRSKLGDWDLLSYVFDLMGPGVAFAEYSKLGGQWKAKWKKYQFPTYVQQMSKSKDSRDALKTASEKIAKATHCSSDKVITDYVPFMKFMKVEGFSPEEIKVMGNLEGRETDEHEEGKERTTRARRTRKRT
- the moaC gene encoding cyclic pyranopterin monophosphate synthase MoaC; this translates as MAETKMVDISQKKEVRREAIAKGRIRLRRSTIELIRNNQVEKGDVVNVSKTAGILAVKRTADLIPMCHPIPLEHVDVELNIGDDFVEVTCEVLAHYKTGVEMEALTGVSVALLTVWDMVKKYEKDPEGQYPETKIEDIEVVKKVKSSS
- a CDS encoding ORC1-type DNA replication protein gives rise to the protein MNSNGENSRPTTKDILNDVISSQSSIFSCRKKLELDYVPSFLPHREDKIKELGIVFKDILNDGYIRSIRTVVMGKTGTGKTATTSAFENEFKKIANERGSKVEIVHVNCHKQRTLYLISLEIANRLRLPVPTRGLSSQEIFKIIHDYLEKRNMHLILTLDEFNQFIDTAPQEEIYFLARIYDEISATTKRISYIFIVNDPYSLYRLDKSIKDHIVQRVIEFSPYSSNELFDILKARTEEAFVKGAILDDALRFISDIYGQDKGGSGNARAAIETLVVAGEIAEKQGAFMVTVEHAKEANGSVNPEVPQILDNLVDADLHQLLIIKALIQLVKRNRNEEVQMGTLENEYQKLCIDFGEEPRKHTQIYENIRRLRQYGVLNTRQSGKGMRGRTTLISFTLPLDSKFEDFVNSQIRGRMSSR
- a CDS encoding THUMP domain-containing protein — encoded protein: MNSYPKVILTTGNNKGRKCAAEVLNRVIPYDENARVEEEVRNVISVYSKLDPLTLYGLLRSAPPSSAFKIFPLMTTTGADAKEAIKEGIITLENKKIQKFYVECYKRGGEINCRELEIGIGMGMRGKGTVNYTDPDSVLFINVMRNFIGLSVLKKGQEKLSASTLKLNI